The proteins below are encoded in one region of Pseudophryne corroboree isolate aPseCor3 chromosome 8, aPseCor3.hap2, whole genome shotgun sequence:
- the LOC134948026 gene encoding olfactory receptor 6Q1-like produces MPNRTTVCTFFLVGFSDCPQCQMTIFTIFLLIYIVTVLENLAIIALVSQDIKLQKPMYIFLANLSFLEIWYISVTLPNLLTNIISGSQEISYKGCITQLFIFTFLGATECYLLATMAYDRYVAICNPLRYTMIMQDKYVLCLLVCSWLSGLFTPVLPIWFLIQLDFCGPNVVDHYFCDASPLLRLACGDIRLKEFVDFIVSLFVLLSSLFVIIGSYFYITWTILKIPSSHERRKAFSTCTTHLAVVCVYYGSMGFTYIRVTTSSPILTNKLVSVLYSAITPMLNPVIYTLRNKDVRKALTNQKCFK; encoded by the coding sequence ATGCCAAACAGGACAACAGTATGTACGTTCTTCTTGGTTGGATTTTCAGATTGTCCTCAATGTCAGATGACTATCTTTACTATATTTCTCCTAATTTATATTGTTACAGTTTTGGAAAACCTGGCAATTATTGCACTGGTGTCACAAGACATCAAACTCCAGAAACCCATGTACATTTTCCTTGCAAACCTTTCCTTCTTAGAAATTTGGTATATCAGTGTAACATTACCCAACCTGTTGACTAACATTATCAGTGGAAGTCAGGAGATCTCCTACAAGGGCTGCATCACACAGCTGTTCATATTCACCTTCCTAGGTGCTACTGAGTGCTACCTTCTAGCTACCATGGCTTATGACCGCTATGTTGCGATTTGTAATCCGCTACGATATACTATGATAATGCAAGACAAGTATGTATTGTGCCTCCTGGTTTGTTCCTGGCTAAGTGGTCTCTTTACACCAGTGCTTCCCATATGGTTCCTGATTCAGCTGGACTTTTGTGGCCCTAATGTGGTTGACCATTACTTTTGTGATGCATCTCCACTGTTGAGATTAGCTTGTGGGGACATTAGGCTTAAAGAATTTGTTGATTTTATTGTGTCCTTGTTTGTCCTTCTAAGCTCACTGTTTGTCATAATTGGTTCATATTTTTACATAACATGGACAATTCTGAAGATACCTTCTTCCCACGAGCGTCGTAAGGCATTCTCCACATGTACTACTCACTTGGCTGTAGTTTGTGTCTACTATGGCAGCATGGGCTTTACTTATATTCGAGTCACAACAAGTTCTCCAATTTTAACAAACAAGCTTGTATCTGTGTTATATTCTGCCATAACGCCAATGCTAAACCCAGTCATTTACACACTTAGAAATAAGGATGTAAGGAAAGCATTAACAAACCAAAAATGTTTTAAATGA